From a region of the Actinomadura luzonensis genome:
- a CDS encoding pyridoxamine 5'-phosphate oxidase family protein, whose amino-acid sequence MLSATPRTTLGRSKERGSTDRDDLYEVLDTGLICHLGVVVDGCPMVVPTGYGRLGETLYLHGSTGARSLRAAGGGEVCVTVTHLDGVVLARSIFHHSVNYRSAIVYGRARLVTDDDERLAGLRALSERLAPGQWDYVRRPNRKELAATAVLALSLEEASVKLRRGGPVDEEEDYGLPVWAGVLPLVTAWGTPEPDPLLPEGIDPPVHILHRE is encoded by the coding sequence ATGCTCTCCGCCACTCCCCGCACCACGCTCGGGCGCTCCAAGGAGCGCGGCAGCACCGACAGGGACGACCTGTACGAGGTGCTCGACACCGGCCTGATCTGTCACCTGGGCGTCGTCGTGGACGGCTGCCCGATGGTCGTGCCCACCGGCTACGGCCGCCTGGGCGAGACCCTCTACCTGCACGGCTCCACCGGCGCCCGGTCGCTGCGCGCGGCCGGCGGGGGCGAGGTGTGCGTCACGGTCACGCACCTGGACGGCGTCGTGCTGGCCCGCTCGATCTTCCACCACTCGGTCAACTACCGCTCCGCGATCGTGTACGGCCGCGCCCGGCTCGTCACGGACGACGACGAGCGCCTGGCCGGCCTGCGGGCCCTGTCCGAGCGGCTGGCCCCCGGCCAGTGGGACTACGTGCGGCGGCCGAACCGCAAGGAGCTGGCCGCCACGGCCGTGCTGGCGCTGTCGCTGGAGGAGGCGTCGGTCAAGCTGCGCCGCGGCGGGCCGGTGGACGAGGAGGAGGACTACGGCCTGCCGGTCTGGGCGGGCGTGCTGCCGCTGGTCACCGCGTGGGGGACGCCCGAACCCGATCCGCTGCTCCCAGAAGGTATCGATCCGCCGGTTCACATCCTCCATCGGGAGTAG